From the Gemmatimonadaceae bacterium genome, one window contains:
- the tkt gene encoding transketolase: protein MPASSPVAPPINSSSIDDLCINAIRVLSMDAVQKADSGHPGTPMALAPLAYVLWTRHLRYNPANPQWLNRDRFVLSAGHASMLLYSVLYLTGYDLTLDDLKQFRQWESKTPGHPEYDYTPGVETTTGPLGQGIGNSVGMAIAEAHMAATFNRDGLDIIDHNTYFIASDGDIMEGVSHEVSSYAGHLRLGKLIGFYDDNHITIEGDTGLTFSDDTAKRFEAYHWHVQRVEDANDLDAIDAAIDAAKKVRDKPSLIVVRSHIGYGSPNKIDTAEAHGSPLGAEEIGLAKAALGVSSMEPFYVPPEALQHWRTMSVRGSKLEAEWQKRYDAYKSANASDAAELERRMRGELLDGWEDLIPDFTADNGNVASRAASGIVLNAIAPRIPELIGGSADLASSTNTIVKEGAHISADDYAGRNFHFGIREHGMGSVMNGMAVHGGIIPYGATFLIFSDYMRPTLRLAAFMKQHVIYVFTHDSIGLGEDGPTHQPIEHLSTLRAIPGFTVIRPADATETAEAWRAALKHHGPVALVLTRQKLGFIDREKFASAGGLARGAYVLADAPGGAPQVVLMSSGSEVALIMEAHDELAAKGIRSRVVSMPSDALFASQSHDYRDSVLPVAVPRVAVEAAHPMSWYRWVGSNGIVIGIDRFGSSAPYKELYEKLGISVSKIVEAAESLV, encoded by the coding sequence ATGCCTGCCTCATCGCCAGTTGCTCCACCCATTAACTCGTCGTCAATCGATGACCTCTGCATCAATGCCATCCGCGTCCTCTCGATGGACGCAGTGCAAAAGGCAGATTCCGGACATCCCGGCACACCGATGGCGCTTGCTCCGCTCGCGTACGTTTTGTGGACGAGACACCTGCGTTACAACCCAGCCAATCCTCAATGGTTGAACCGCGACCGCTTCGTTCTCTCGGCCGGTCACGCATCGATGCTTCTGTATAGCGTGCTCTATCTCACTGGATACGACCTCACGCTCGACGACCTCAAGCAGTTCCGGCAGTGGGAGAGCAAGACGCCTGGCCACCCGGAGTACGACTACACTCCCGGCGTCGAGACGACCACCGGGCCACTTGGACAGGGAATCGGTAATTCCGTCGGCATGGCTATCGCCGAAGCTCACATGGCGGCGACGTTCAACCGCGACGGTTTGGATATCATCGACCACAACACGTATTTCATCGCCAGCGATGGTGACATCATGGAGGGTGTGTCGCATGAAGTGTCGTCTTACGCCGGCCACCTCAGACTCGGCAAGCTCATCGGATTCTACGACGACAACCACATCACGATCGAAGGTGATACCGGACTCACTTTCAGCGACGATACCGCGAAACGATTCGAGGCGTATCACTGGCATGTGCAGCGCGTCGAGGATGCAAATGATCTCGATGCAATCGATGCCGCGATCGATGCGGCGAAGAAGGTCCGCGATAAACCGTCGCTGATCGTCGTTCGGTCACACATTGGATACGGCAGTCCCAACAAGATCGACACCGCCGAAGCGCACGGGTCGCCCCTGGGTGCGGAGGAGATCGGGCTTGCAAAAGCAGCGCTCGGTGTCTCCTCGATGGAACCGTTCTACGTTCCACCCGAAGCGTTGCAGCACTGGCGGACAATGTCGGTACGCGGCAGCAAGCTCGAAGCGGAGTGGCAGAAGAGGTATGACGCCTATAAGTCAGCGAATGCATCGGACGCTGCCGAGCTGGAACGCAGGATGCGCGGTGAACTTCTCGACGGTTGGGAAGATCTGATTCCTGATTTCACCGCGGATAACGGGAACGTTGCCAGCCGCGCCGCGTCAGGCATCGTTCTCAACGCAATCGCGCCGAGGATCCCGGAGTTGATCGGCGGTTCGGCCGACCTCGCATCTTCCACAAACACCATTGTGAAGGAAGGCGCGCACATCAGCGCTGATGACTATGCCGGGCGCAATTTCCACTTCGGGATTCGTGAGCACGGCATGGGCTCGGTGATGAACGGGATGGCGGTACACGGTGGAATAATCCCTTACGGTGCGACGTTCCTGATCTTCTCGGATTACATGCGTCCAACCTTGCGGCTCGCCGCGTTCATGAAGCAGCACGTCATCTACGTGTTCACTCACGATTCGATCGGGCTTGGCGAGGACGGTCCGACGCATCAGCCCATCGAGCATCTGAGCACCCTCCGCGCGATTCCCGGTTTCACAGTTATTCGGCCGGCAGATGCAACTGAAACGGCCGAAGCGTGGAGGGCGGCACTCAAGCACCATGGTCCGGTTGCGCTTGTGCTGACACGGCAGAAACTCGGGTTCATCGACCGCGAAAAGTTCGCGTCGGCTGGCGGGTTGGCTCGGGGGGCGTATGTGCTTGCTGACGCCCCAGGTGGGGCACCGCAGGTCGTGCTGATGTCGAGCGGATCCGAGGTTGCTCTGATCATGGAGGCGCACGATGAGTTGGCGGCAAAGGGCATTCGCTCGCGGGTAGTCAGCATGCCTAGCGACGCGTTATTTGCCTCGCAGTCGCACGACTATCGCGATAGTGTATTGCCAG
- a CDS encoding ring-cleaving dioxygenase, with protein sequence MVTAGIHHVTAIASDPQRNLDFYAGVLGMRLVKRTVNFDDPTTYHFYFGDTDGTPGSILTFFPWPGSRRGRQGAGQIAVTSFAILPGSVGFWIERFIRYNVEFDQPKSRFDDERIIGFKDPDGLLGELVAHPSAETRAGWSGSGVPAAHSLRGVYSLTLWQESYELTGKLLTECLGFRPVREQASIFRYAAADPGPGSIVDLRCVPGLWPGVMGAGTVHHVAFRAPGDDEQLAVREDLVARGHNVTPQLDRDYFKSIYFREPGGVLFEIATNSPGFTVDESIETLGQALKLPEWLEPRRFEIEALLPNIRLPLELPGPNA encoded by the coding sequence ATGGTTACCGCTGGCATCCACCACGTAACCGCTATCGCCAGCGATCCACAGCGCAATCTCGACTTCTACGCTGGCGTCCTCGGCATGCGCCTCGTGAAACGCACTGTGAATTTTGACGATCCTACTACATACCATTTCTACTTCGGCGATACCGATGGCACGCCCGGAAGCATACTTACCTTTTTCCCCTGGCCTGGCAGTCGAAGGGGGCGTCAGGGGGCAGGGCAGATCGCGGTCACGTCATTCGCCATCCTTCCGGGCTCGGTCGGGTTCTGGATCGAACGATTCATCAGGTACAATGTCGAGTTCGACCAGCCGAAATCGCGGTTCGATGACGAGAGGATCATTGGATTCAAGGATCCTGACGGATTGCTTGGGGAGCTTGTCGCACATCCATCCGCGGAAACGCGAGCGGGTTGGTCGGGCTCTGGTGTTCCTGCCGCCCATTCGCTACGCGGTGTCTATTCGCTAACGCTATGGCAGGAGAGCTACGAGCTCACCGGCAAACTGCTCACCGAGTGCCTCGGGTTTCGTCCTGTCCGAGAGCAGGCAAGCATTTTCCGGTACGCCGCCGCCGATCCGGGACCGGGCTCGATTGTTGACCTGCGCTGTGTGCCCGGTCTCTGGCCCGGAGTTATGGGTGCGGGAACCGTTCATCATGTCGCGTTCCGTGCCCCCGGTGACGACGAGCAGCTGGCAGTGAGAGAAGACCTTGTTGCGCGCGGTCACAACGTTACCCCACAGCTGGACCGCGATTATTTCAAATCCATATATTTTCGCGAGCCCGGCGGCGTACTCTTCGAGATTGCCACAAATTCGCCGGGCTTTACTGTCGACGAGTCTATTGAAACACTGGGCCAGGCACTGAAGCTCCCCGAATGGCTTGAGCCCCGGCGCTTCGAGATCGAAGCGCTGCTGCCGAATATCCGGTTGCCACTGGAACTCCCCGGCCCCAACGCCTGA
- a CDS encoding nitroreductase family protein, protein MSEPSNRSQITNGRVPDAPVDAMFLDRWSPRAFSSEPLTEVTILTLLEAARWAPSANNEQPWTYVYATTPDQLARFLPLLDKFNRIWVRHAPMIAFVMTRLNLAKSGKPNRHAQFDAGSSWLSLALQARILGLYAHAMAGFNVEQAHVVLNAPADKYEIMAAIAIGMYGDVADLDEYNRKRETPSSRKHVSEFAFHGPLPDIVP, encoded by the coding sequence ATGTCAGAGCCTTCAAACAGGTCCCAGATTACCAACGGTCGCGTACCCGACGCGCCCGTCGACGCTATGTTCCTTGACCGCTGGTCCCCCCGCGCATTCTCGTCCGAGCCGCTGACGGAAGTAACCATTCTCACACTTCTCGAAGCAGCGCGGTGGGCCCCGTCGGCGAACAACGAGCAACCGTGGACATACGTCTATGCCACGACGCCGGACCAGCTGGCGCGGTTCCTCCCCCTCCTCGATAAGTTCAACCGGATCTGGGTTCGGCACGCTCCGATGATTGCCTTCGTGATGACCCGGCTGAATCTGGCGAAATCAGGCAAGCCAAACCGGCATGCCCAGTTCGATGCAGGGTCATCCTGGCTATCGCTCGCCCTCCAGGCGCGCATACTTGGTCTCTACGCACACGCAATGGCCGGCTTCAACGTCGAGCAGGCGCATGTTGTTCTCAATGCTCCCGCCGATAAATACGAAATAATGGCCGCGATCGCGATTGGCATGTATGGTGACGTGGCAGACCTTGACGAGTACAACAGGAAACGTGAGACGCCAAGCTCGCGGAAGCATGTTTCGGAGTTCGCTTTCCACGGCCCCCTGCCCGACATCGTGCCTTGA
- a CDS encoding sensor domain-containing diguanylate cyclase: MHMPQGKKHLSEKSGSSASHSRFRSLSDPETLAKIAQNLEEGIYITTESGEILDANPAFLRIFGVETLDELKNYRVSDFMDAEVRKREVALLEREGSLRDRELQIRRRDGAVRTVLDTWYLITDPDTGDTVFHGILVDITGRKNLERKLVEQSIRDPLTGCYNRRHLATIYSREYRPEATWGCIYVDVDHFKQYNDTHGHAAGDNVLMKMSRFLMRHVRAEEAVVRMGGDEFLVVLADTSRDEAHMVARRIESAGLKDAPVSFSLGWAAREGGEKFEETVNRADRELIDVRVIKRPGRYTRRTPSEGDSSSD; the protein is encoded by the coding sequence ATGCACATGCCGCAGGGAAAGAAGCATTTGTCCGAGAAAAGCGGATCATCCGCCAGCCACTCGCGCTTCCGAAGCCTGAGCGACCCGGAGACGCTGGCAAAAATCGCGCAGAATCTGGAAGAAGGGATCTACATAACGACGGAGTCAGGGGAGATACTCGACGCGAACCCCGCTTTTCTTCGCATCTTCGGGGTCGAGACTCTCGACGAACTGAAAAACTACCGTGTAAGCGACTTCATGGACGCCGAGGTGAGAAAACGTGAAGTCGCGTTACTCGAGCGCGAAGGATCGTTGCGCGACCGCGAGCTTCAAATACGCCGCCGTGACGGAGCGGTGCGGACCGTACTCGACACGTGGTATTTGATTACCGACCCCGATACGGGAGACACCGTCTTCCACGGAATTCTGGTGGATATTACCGGTCGGAAAAATCTGGAGAGGAAGCTCGTCGAGCAGAGCATCCGCGATCCGCTCACGGGCTGCTACAATCGACGGCACCTTGCCACGATCTACTCCAGAGAATACCGCCCTGAAGCCACCTGGGGATGCATCTATGTGGATGTCGATCATTTCAAGCAGTACAACGACACTCACGGTCATGCCGCCGGTGATAACGTGCTGATGAAGATGAGCCGGTTTCTGATGCGGCATGTTCGCGCCGAGGAAGCAGTGGTGAGAATGGGTGGTGATGAGTTCCTCGTCGTGCTTGCGGATACGAGTCGCGACGAAGCCCATATGGTCGCCAGGCGAATCGAATCCGCCGGGCTCAAGGACGCGCCCGTGTCATTCAGCCTTGGCTGGGCAGCGCGTGAGGGTGGCGAAAAATTCGAAGAGACGGTTAACCGTGCCGACCGCGAGCTGATCGACGTGCGAGTGATAAAGCGTCCGGGGCGCTACACTCGCCGGACGCCGTCGGAGGGAGACAGCAGCTCTGATTGA
- a CDS encoding VIT domain-containing protein — protein MRALLSLFVLTLFSSGLPAQGLVLSRPCAMRPCLQGQPCAPCRPQGPSVTRQSSDVRAELVDRVLRFEITETFVNRGSGLGEADYIFPLPGGAAFQDLKLSINGELVSGELMDAGRARQIYEQIVRQQRDPALVEWMGYGMLRARIFPIAPGEVKKVVVRFQMVAEREGDALRVDYFRGNAIPGVAVRGDATGGRGMGGGDDMRRGDSREISGSRGSFVLVYPTDPAYGTAYSPTHSIATDRRGSRREVRVNGDASEITLLVPVRRSSEPAISVLTHASSRENGFALITLSPPSISPRVTARDVTLVLDASGSMSGVKIRQARAAGRQVLATLSTNDRFRLIDFSTDVRSFRDDFVRATPDNIAAATRYLETVDASGSTNISGALDAALEGAAAPGRLNLVLFVTDGEPTVGERRPDAIASRVALQRGNRRIFSFGVGADLNAALVERLAVEGRGTAHFVRPEEDVERVMSVVVSRLTNPVVTDLRVSAEGVRLLKRHPTATADIFAGQDYVMLARYDGSGVSRIRFDGQSADGPVSWSTRVSFPSTARQNAFVARLWATQRVGYLSAEKRKSGASREVDDEIRELGEKYAIPTEFSSYLVLEPGMTGALDQTIRRGRAGGAAVAVGVTGSRRDANAAITPSPAAPAANVQSFEAARASAMQRSATTLGITNEADFSGKAVGTRRAGTRSFTMRDGIWTDTRKKDSMRVVKVRPYSASYFKLIELIPELAESFALGDRVIVAGRAVAVEVAVSAAERLSDLELRLVQAHW, from the coding sequence ATGCGCGCTCTGCTTTCCCTGTTCGTGCTGACATTGTTTTCGTCTGGTCTTCCCGCACAGGGCCTGGTGCTGTCCCGCCCCTGCGCTATGCGCCCATGTCTGCAGGGCCAGCCGTGTGCGCCATGCCGGCCTCAAGGTCCGTCAGTAACGCGACAGTCGAGCGACGTGCGCGCGGAGCTTGTCGATCGTGTTCTCCGATTCGAGATCACGGAGACTTTCGTCAATCGCGGTTCGGGGCTCGGGGAAGCCGATTACATCTTTCCGCTGCCAGGAGGCGCAGCGTTCCAGGACCTCAAGCTTTCAATCAACGGCGAGCTTGTGTCGGGCGAGCTGATGGATGCCGGCCGGGCGCGTCAGATTTACGAACAGATCGTGAGACAGCAACGCGATCCCGCGTTGGTCGAGTGGATGGGGTACGGCATGCTGCGCGCACGGATTTTCCCTATCGCGCCGGGCGAAGTAAAAAAAGTCGTGGTGCGTTTTCAGATGGTGGCGGAACGAGAAGGCGATGCGCTTCGCGTCGACTATTTCCGGGGAAATGCAATTCCCGGTGTCGCGGTCAGAGGGGATGCGACGGGCGGACGCGGGATGGGTGGCGGCGATGATATGCGCCGCGGCGACAGCAGAGAGATATCGGGCTCACGAGGATCCTTCGTCCTTGTCTATCCGACAGACCCTGCGTACGGGACGGCATACTCGCCGACACATTCGATCGCGACGGATCGACGCGGCAGCAGGCGTGAGGTAAGAGTCAACGGCGATGCAAGCGAGATTACTCTTCTCGTTCCGGTTCGCCGGTCGTCCGAGCCCGCTATCTCGGTTCTGACGCATGCATCGTCGCGAGAGAACGGGTTTGCTCTCATAACATTGTCTCCGCCGTCCATATCACCACGCGTCACTGCGCGTGACGTGACACTCGTGCTCGACGCGTCAGGGTCGATGTCGGGAGTGAAAATCAGGCAGGCGCGGGCTGCAGGCAGGCAGGTGCTGGCCACGCTGAGTACGAACGACCGATTCAGGCTGATCGACTTTTCCACCGACGTACGGAGCTTTCGGGATGATTTCGTGAGAGCGACACCGGACAACATCGCCGCAGCAACGCGGTATCTCGAAACCGTTGACGCGTCGGGGTCGACAAACATCTCAGGAGCACTCGACGCCGCACTGGAGGGCGCCGCCGCCCCTGGCAGGCTGAACCTCGTGTTGTTCGTGACTGATGGTGAGCCAACTGTTGGCGAACGACGCCCTGACGCGATTGCTTCACGCGTTGCCCTGCAGAGGGGCAACCGGAGAATCTTTTCGTTTGGAGTGGGAGCTGATCTCAACGCAGCACTTGTCGAGCGGCTCGCGGTCGAGGGCCGTGGTACCGCGCATTTCGTAAGACCGGAGGAGGATGTGGAACGAGTGATGTCGGTTGTCGTAAGCCGGCTCACCAACCCGGTTGTGACGGACTTGCGCGTATCGGCAGAGGGGGTGCGGCTGCTCAAGCGGCATCCGACGGCCACGGCTGATATCTTCGCCGGACAGGATTACGTGATGCTGGCGCGGTATGACGGCAGCGGTGTTTCGAGGATCAGATTCGATGGGCAGTCGGCCGATGGTCCGGTGTCGTGGAGTACCCGCGTTTCGTTCCCATCGACCGCGAGACAGAATGCGTTTGTCGCCAGGTTGTGGGCTACGCAGCGGGTCGGCTACCTGAGTGCGGAGAAGCGAAAAAGCGGCGCATCACGAGAGGTCGACGACGAAATCCGCGAGCTCGGTGAGAAGTATGCGATTCCGACAGAGTTCTCCTCCTACCTGGTGCTGGAGCCAGGCATGACGGGCGCACTCGATCAAACCATTCGGAGGGGCCGTGCAGGGGGTGCCGCTGTCGCAGTCGGTGTCACCGGCTCTCGCCGCGATGCGAATGCCGCGATTACACCTTCCCCTGCGGCGCCCGCGGCGAACGTGCAATCGTTCGAAGCGGCAAGGGCATCGGCAATGCAGAGGTCCGCCACGACACTGGGCATTACCAATGAGGCAGACTTCAGCGGAAAGGCCGTCGGTACCAGACGAGCAGGTACAAGGTCGTTTACGATGCGCGACGGAATCTGGACAGACACCCGAAAAAAAGACTCGATGCGTGTCGTGAAGGTGCGCCCATACTCTGCTTCCTACTTCAAACTAATCGAGCTGATCCCGGAACTCGCTGAATCATTCGCTCTCGGCGACCGGGTAATCGTAGCGGGCCGAGCCGTCGCGGTGGAAGTCGCAGTCAGCGCAGCTGAAAGGCTCAGCGACTTGGAACTCAGGCTGGTTCAGGCGCACTGGTGA